One part of the Sphingobacterium sp. LZ7M1 genome encodes these proteins:
- a CDS encoding AAA family ATPase: protein MNIQDLIIKDKDLVLLDDVFLSEENRSKIDQLIKEHRYFEELNEYGLPVSNKVLLFGHSGCGKTTTAKAIANSLGKPLIILNLSNVINSRIGETSQNVKQVFDRAARDKAVLFLDEFDQLGKARGDDDNDVGEMRRLVNSIIQQIDYLPADVLLICATNHVNIIDTALIRRFQIRIQYEMPDQTALDEYYDALLARFPDELHPKSRRYGISFAEAKDSLYAIVKSNLIKKLDMKGRML, encoded by the coding sequence ATGAATATTCAGGACCTTATTATTAAGGATAAAGACCTTGTATTACTTGATGATGTATTCTTGAGTGAAGAAAACCGTTCAAAGATCGATCAGCTTATTAAAGAGCATCGCTATTTTGAAGAGTTAAATGAGTACGGTCTACCAGTCAGTAATAAAGTCCTCTTGTTTGGTCATTCAGGTTGCGGTAAAACTACCACCGCCAAGGCCATAGCAAACAGCCTTGGAAAACCTCTGATTATCCTGAACCTGAGTAATGTGATCAACTCCAGGATAGGAGAAACCTCCCAAAATGTAAAGCAGGTATTTGATCGTGCAGCACGAGATAAAGCCGTATTGTTTTTGGATGAATTTGACCAATTGGGTAAGGCGAGGGGTGACGATGATAATGATGTTGGGGAAATGCGTCGCTTGGTCAATTCCATTATCCAGCAGATTGACTATTTACCAGCAGATGTATTGCTGATCTGTGCAACCAACCATGTAAACATTATCGATACGGCCTTGATCAGAAGGTTCCAGATCAGGATTCAATATGAAATGCCGGATCAAACAGCACTTGATGAATATTATGATGCCTTATTGGCGAGATTTCCTGATGAGCTACATCCTAAATCCAGGCGCTATGGAATATCTTTTGCCGAAGCAAAAGATAGCTTATATGCCATCGTAAAATCCAATCTGATCAAGAAATTGGACATGAAAGGCAGGATGTTGTAA